The genomic interval GAGGGCATGCTGCTGTAGGGGTCCAGCAGGATCCTGAAACACCTCACTATCAGCAGCCCCAGGAACACCAGCAGCATCCCTACGAAGGCGAACGCCGTCTTCTGCTCCAGAGTCAGAGAGTGCACCATCATGTCGTTTCCGCTCATGGCAGCAAGGGAGTGGTTGTAGTGGACGCTACACATGGTAAACCGACGTCTGGGTGcctcatctctcctctgatAGGGTCAGGCGTTTGGAAGCCCGCATGTTACCTGCACAAAGATAGCATGAGGGCTTCCCATTAGTGCTGCCTTGTGCAGAAAGGATCCACTCAATAAACCCATCAAAATATTACAGTCAATGAACACACTGCGTCggctttgagaaaaataaggatGCATATATGGGAACCAGGGTTTAATCTTTTGTGAATGATCTGACCATGAAACATAAAGGGGTTACTGCTGGTATCTATAAAAAGCCTCTTTTGAATGTGTTATCAAACAGAGGTCCCAAGGCTTCCCCTGATCCCTCTCTCAGTTTCCTCTTCTGGGAATTTGGGAAAAAATTACTAAGGCAAACATGAACAGAAAAGTCGGGGgacactgcagaaaaaaagaggctcaGGGATACAAGCCAGTGCCACAGCTTTATTCCTTTAAGTCTGGTTACAATAACAGTGTGTCGCAGTGCATAGCCAGCAGTTAAACACAGGCAAAGCGGTGAGATGATATTATGACGAGACATATGTTCAGTTACTAGGAAAGGGCTCTCTCTAACCTGTTGCATGCAAGCAGATGCCTGCCAGACAGTGTAATTCAATTAAACAAGACAGCGACCGTGCTGGACCAAACATCATCACAATAACTGGTGTGGTCACACAAGTGGGAGTCTGCCTCTCTCATTCTTTTTCAAGCCAAATCTCTCATACGAACACAAGCAGCAGGTGGCTGAGAGGAAAAGATGCAGGAAGAGGGGTTAGATTGGAGAGGGAGGGTGcatgcagacagggacacaggaatGAATAGAGAAGATAGACGAAGGAGATGGAAGTGGAATGATGAGACTGCATAAGTACGCCCGGAGTGAGGGAcagggaagaagagaggggtAGGTAGGGTGAAGGAGGGAGAGACCGcattgacagatttttttttcagtgaggaTGTCTAAAGGAAGAAAAAGCAAGTATCTCACCGTCATTATCGTTCCATCCTTACAgacctgttgctgctgtttcctCCAAGCAACTCCTCTTCCTTGGAGCTGTCACACACGTATCCATTAATCCATCAATTGCTGACATACTGGACACACTAGGCTAGCCTCTGATCTAAACAAAAAGCGAAAACGCAGAAATGAGGCTGGATCAAGCTATGATATGTGTCCTCCTCCCAAAGAAACAGCTCCTCTCCTCATGCTCCCATACTTGCTGCCTCCTACTCATTATCATTCTGtttctctatctctccctccaGAAGCACGCACGCTTGCTCCTGCTGCATGGCAACCACTTGTTAGTCTCActcagctgctctgctgcttcaCTCATTCACAACATTCCCTCCCTCTCGGCAACAGCAGTAAAAGATGCAGCAGCAAAACAAGCAAtctgcctcttcttctttttcttcctccctcttcacTCTCCCCTCCCCGGCTTATTTGGCTTTTCTAAAAATGACTCCACCAAAATGTGACAGGAATACCACGACTTAGTCAGGGGGAGAAATGCTGCCTCTCACCGCTCCTGGCCAGTAAATGCTGCTGCAAAGGTATTTTTGGTACAGCACAGCATTATCCTGCAAGCCTGGtttgatgatgtgtttttaattggtGCAGTTTGCTGTGGTCAAATTGAATTAGACCCTCTGCTTAAAGGCTTACAAAAGCAGGCTCCCTTTGCAAGCAGCAGGGACTTGTAGTGAATTAAAAGAAGTATTGTATAGGTCATCTGATTGCCCCAGTGTAACAGAATGCAGCAGTGAAGTGTCTAGCTATCTGTTTTGTTGGTATGCAGCACAAATTCATATCAGCAATGTAGAGTATCTGTCATAGTGGTGCAGTGACTCGGATCTAATGATAACCCGAGCCACGAGGGAGATGGTCATCGCACGTTTGATGTACTATAATTTATGGCTTAAAAGAGAGCTGGATTGTTCGTTATCAGTGGTGTGCAGCAGAGGAATTCCCTGAGAGAATCCAGACAGAGAGGTGAACTTCCTCCCTCACATTTAAATCTACTTCatagttcttttgttttttttaaaccactgCAGTGTCTTTTGATCTCTCCCTTTTTCTTGGGTCAGTAGCAATTTCTGCTCCTGCTGTGCTATTAATACTTGGACATATTCGGGTAGAAAAAGATACCATGGCACTGCAGTGATTTATTGACTGAGTCAGCTACTCACAAGCACATTTTTATTTCGCATTTATTTCAAGGACAGTTCTTGCAAATTGGATGAGAAGATGTAACAGTGTGCAGCCAATAAAATGATCAGACATTACCTCACTAGCCTTGTGTCGATTAAAAAGACACGGTCAAAGTGAAAAACTATCAGGTCACAGCAGAATAGTGTGGCAATCCAAAATGGGGTGTCATTAGactattaatttaaaaaatgaccatAAGTCCAATCAATAATATTGGGACATTTGCCTCTTAAGAGCCTTTATCATATCTATCAACAATCAGAACAGGCTGATGAGGTTTCACTCATGGGTCAAGGTGTCCTAATGTGCTTTGGACTGCTGGGACAACTTCCACCTGTTGCATAAAGTACATTAGGAGACTCTCCAGCGTCCACAGGACAAAGGGATAAAGATTGTTAGACCTTTGTCTCTTCCACACAACAGGAGCAAAGCTGATATTGCGAACTATAAAACAATGACTATGAACTGCTCTCATGGTATCCTCCTTTAAAGTTAATTAACTCTACACCAAGCCTTCTTGTAATAATACAGTCTGTACAAGAAAGTACAAAGACAAATGCAATGAAATTACAAAGATTTGAAATACCTCATTAAGCCAACCCATTACCCTGACTGCAGCAGTTTTTAATTCTCCTGAGGCCCAAACTTAATTAAACTTACATTGTTCATTGTAAGATTTACATCTTGAAATGATCGTCCAGCCATAAAGAATATCCACAGTATAATCTtcttaatattgttattaaagACATATGGCCAGTTGGATCATGAACTTTATAGTATACATGACAAGACAAACATGGCAGTAGTTGCAAATAAAACTAGTTAATCGTTACCGTGAACAATATTGCATCACAATCTGAGGTAAAACACAAgcttgatgttgttgtttgggTTATGTTTGGCTGCTTTTAGATAATCACATTACAAATACCAAGTTCTGACGATATTGTCCCTTAAAAAGAACGAATAGAGTTTCctgatgtttctttgtttggtttACTGTAAGGACAACTTGATGTTTTCAAAGTGTATACATTTCTTTTCTAGAGTGATTTTGAGGAAGCTATAAGATACTGTACTGCAGAATATCATCCAAAGATTTACTCTGGCTTCAATTACAACTAAATATCACATGATTACCATTTAAACATAGCTTAACTGAATGATTTGCATTTGCACTGACTGACTTTGACTTAGTTTGACTGACTATTGAACCACATTCAGTACATGTCGATGAAAACATGTGATCAAGGTAAAACAAAAAGGGAAGAAATGTGCTGCTTTCATATGATGTAAGCGATGAAACAGCTAGCCATCAaggaaatgtattttcatttttattggcCTGATTTTTTATCTAAAGATTACCACATGT from Notolabrus celidotus isolate fNotCel1 chromosome 3, fNotCel1.pri, whole genome shotgun sequence carries:
- the ctxn2 gene encoding cortexin-2 — its product is MCSVHYNHSLAAMSGNDMMVHSLTLEQKTAFAFVGMLLVFLGLLIVRCFRILLDPYSSMPSSNWADGIEGLEKGTFEYALT